In a single window of the Coffea eugenioides isolate CCC68of chromosome 3, Ceug_1.0, whole genome shotgun sequence genome:
- the LOC113766746 gene encoding uncharacterized protein LOC113766746 translates to MPGNNFLSNPPSFTGENYQIWAVKMKSYLDANDLWDVVEIDPVPELPEDPTIAEMRAHRDAVKRRSKAMTCIHSAVSDAVFTKIMTCETAKEAWDALKVAFQGNDRTKQMQVLNFRREFELLRMKDKENIKEYSDRLLNVVNKIRLIGEQLPNSRVVEKVLVSLPERFEAKIFSLENSRDLSRMTLPELINALEA, encoded by the coding sequence ATGCCAGGAAATAATTTCTTGTCAAATCCTCCAAGTTTCACCGGTGAAAATTACCAAATCTGGGCTGTCAAAATGAAATCCTATTTGGATGCTAATGATCTTTGGGATGTGGTAGAGATAGATCCTGTTCCTGAATTGCCGGAAGATCCAACTATTGCAGAGATGAGAGCCCATAGAGATGCAGTCAAAAGGAGATCAAAAGCCATGACTTGCATTCATTCAGCAGTTTCCGATGCAGTATTCACAAAAATTATGACTTGTGAAACTGCAAAAGAAGCTTGGGATGCTCTCAAAGTGGCTTTTCAAGGCAATGACAGAACAAAACAGATGCAAGTTTTGAACTTTAGGAGAGAATTTGAACTCCTTAGGATGAAAGACAAAGAAAACATTAAAGAGTATTCTGACAGACTCTTAAATGTTGTGAACAAAATCAGATTGATTGGAGAACAACTTCCAAATAGCAGAGTTGTGGAGAAAGTCTTGGTGAGTTTACCAGAAAGGTTTGAAGCCAAGATTTTCTCTCTTGAAAATTCAAGAGATCTCTCTC
- the LOC113766745 gene encoding polygalacturonase 1 beta-like protein 3: MASSGYARVLFFIALTFPTSLFGAHTPPSSFTALNQLKYWSENVQGTMPGNLLSKLSPLNKEQAERLTSLVSKKNLPLDSNYCSVANLACSPRSLVVNMRAFGAYGYGRISPSLVQHVDPSSFFEISLLKQGSMMHLSNLENQLPQHSFLPSQIASKFSVVENDLQKLFPQSFKNPRTKDAIQSTLIYCNTPPLKEEIQSCVKSLEDMIEFAKTAIAYAVDVLEPKTKLPINTVMVICHMDTSNWSPNHVAFKLLKSSPGKVVACHWVFQNDLLFFSAEED; encoded by the exons ATGGCCTCTTCAGGGTATGCTAGAGTTCTCTTTTTCATTGCCCTCACGTTTCCTACGTCCCTTTTTGGTGCACACACTCCACCTTCTTCTTTTACTGCATTGAATCAGCTCAAATATTGGTCAGAAAATGTCCAAGGCACCATGCCTGGAAATCTTCTGTCCAAATTATCTCCATTGAATAAGGAACAAGCTGAACGTTTGACTTCATTAGTGTCCAAGAAAAATCTTCCTTTGGATTCAAATTATTGTTCTGTTGCGAACCTAGCTTGTTCACCCAGATCACTCGTTGTAAATATGCGGGCTTTTGGTGCTTACGGCTATGGCAGAATTAGCCCATCGCTGGTTCAACATGTTGATCCTTCTTCTTTCTTCGAAATCTCACTTCTCAAACAAGGAAGCATGATGCATCTCTCAAACTTGGAAAACCAATTACCTCAACattcatttcttccttctcaaaTTGCATCAAAGTTCTCTGTTGTGGAAAATGACCTACAAAAGTTATTTCCTCAATCCTTTAAAAACCCTCGAACAAAAGATGCTATTCAATCCACTCTTATTTATTGCAATACTCCTCCTCTTAAGGAAGAGATTCAGAGCTGTGTAAAATCGCTTGAAGATATGATTGAATTTGCAAAGACTGCTATAG CCTACGCAGTGGATGTTCTTGAACCTAAGACAAAACTTCCAATCAACACAGTCATGGTGATATGTCACATGGATACTTCAAACTGGTCCCCTAATCATGTGGCCTTTAAGTTGCTGAAATCCTCTCCTGGGAAAGTTGTAGCATGCCATTGGGTGTTTCAGAAtgatctccttttcttttctgcagAAGAGGACTAG